In a single window of the Acaryochloris thomasi RCC1774 genome:
- a CDS encoding Nif11-like leader peptide family natural product precursor yields the protein MAIDQLKAFLKKMQSEPALKNEVQAASTADDVARIALKLGFEFSGDELLRMSGQKVGRVTVTKIDTPGEYN from the coding sequence ATGGCAATAGATCAACTCAAAGCATTTTTAAAGAAAATGCAGTCTGAACCTGCACTTAAAAATGAGGTGCAAGCAGCATCAACGGCTGATGATGTTGCGCGAATAGCACTAAAGCTTGGTTTTGAATTTTCTGGTGATGAATTATTGAGAATGTCAGGCCAGAAAGTTGGCAGGGTTACTGTTACAAAAATAGATACCCCTGGAGAGTACAACTAA